A window of Ranitomeya variabilis isolate aRanVar5 chromosome 2, aRanVar5.hap1, whole genome shotgun sequence contains these coding sequences:
- the CLPS gene encoding colipase, translating into MVLLFVCLLLSFEGAQSGLIFNLDNGELCIQSAQCKSNCCHRESGLSLARCAHKAAETQKCSPLHLYGVYYYCPCESGLTCEVDKSIVGSITNTDFGYCKDPFDAY; encoded by the exons ATGGTCTTGCTCTTTGTGTGTCTACTCCTCTCCTTTGAGGGTGCTCAATCTGGACTCATATTCAATCTG GACAATGGAGAATTATGCATTCAAAGTGCACAATGTAAGAGCAACTGCTGCCACAGGGAGAGTGGACTGAGCCTTGCTAGATGTGCACATAAAGCAGCAGAAACTCAAAAATGTTCCCCTCTG CATCTTTATGGGGTGTACTATTACTGCCCATGTGAAAGTGGACTTACATGTGAAGTGGACAAATCTATAGTGGGAAGCATTACAAACACAGATTTTGGATACTGCAAGGACCCTTTTGATGCATATTAA